The following are encoded together in the Scomber scombrus chromosome 7, fScoSco1.1, whole genome shotgun sequence genome:
- the LOC133983604 gene encoding nuclear factor 7, ovary-like produces the protein MASVFLSEDLNCSICLTIFTDPVTLICGHSFCRTCVTDVVNTQHQCPLCRSGLVSLNPESLQTNHILKNFAEKAKEAEKKKEHGSEKAEVAEWMCPEHDEKLKLFCVTDQQLACIICRDGERHEGHKFKPIREAAASLRKEMEKGVENLSADICAIESHANSQREEITKTKEKSQQLMTKISREFEEMHQFLRKREDEIKKELEHKEEDAVEKMSKNLKAIETTLSESNELEGKVTVTLNVTDPERFLKIWMEGNSTTPEDLFRPRADDLMVVNTSLCLGTYESHLQFFVWKEMRQVIQPPEEVLSLKSNSANITVSDDGRSLSCTTNQQTSQGTPSFGQSTAHSGGLYGAQSGGFTSFGFGTAATSAHSGGFYGAQSGGFSFGGASASGFNQPTTGLSFGNASSFGTSLFGNPEKSRLGR, from the exons ATGgcgtctgtttttctctcagagGATTTGAATTGCTCTATCTGTCTGACCATCTTCACTGATCCTGTGACTCTCATCTGCGGTCACTCTTTCTGCAGAACATGTGTTACAGATGTTGTGAACACACAGCATCAATGTCCGCTGTGTCGGTCAGGTTTGGTATCACTTAACCCAGAATCTCTTCAAACGAACCATATATTGAAAAACTTCGCTGAAAAGGCAAAAGAGgctgagaagaagaaagagcATGGAAGTGAGAAAGCAGAG gtgGCTGAGTGGATGTGCCCTGAACATGACGAAAAGCTGAAACTGTTCTGCGTCACTGATCAGCAGCTAGCTTGCATCATATGCCGCGATGGGGAGAGGCATGAAGGACACAAGTTCAAACCAATCAGAGAAGCCGCTGCATCTCTGAGGAAGGAGATGGAGAAGGGTGTAGAGAACCTTTCTGCTGATATCTGCGCCATAGAGAGCCACGCCAACTCACAGAGggaagaaataacaaaaaccAAGGAGAAGTCTCAACAGCTGATGACCAAAATCTCCAGAGAATTTGAGGAGATGCATCAGTttctgagaaagagagaagatgagatCAAGAAAGAACTTGAACACAAAGAGGAAGATGCTGTCGAGAAAATGAGCAAGAACTTAAAAGCTATAGAAACAACTTTATCAGAGAGCAACGAGCTGGAGGGGAAGGTGACTGTGACTCTGAATGTTACTGACCCTGAGAGGTTCTTAAAGATCTGGATGGAGGGTAACAGCACAACTCCAGAAGATTTATTCAGGCCGAGAGCAGACGATCTCATGGTGGTTAATACGTCTCTGTGTCTGGGGACTTATGAAAGTCACCTGCAGTTCTTCGTGTGGAAGGAGATGCGTCAGGTGATCCAACCTCCAGAAGAAGTGCTGTCACTCAAAAGCAACAGTGCAAATATAACTGTTTCTGATGATGGGAGAAGTTTGTCGTGTACTACCAACCAGCAAACCAGCCAAGGTACACCTTCTTTTGGCCAATCCACAGCCCACAGTGGAGGTCTTTATGGAGCCCAAAGCGGTGGCTTTACCTCTTTCGGCTTTGGCACTGCTGCCACCTCAGCCCACAGTGGAGGTTTTTATGGAGCCCAAAGCGGTGGCTTTAGCTTTGGCGGTGCCTCCGCCTCAGGATTTAACCAACCCACCACGGGACTCTCTTTTGGAAACGCAAGCAGTTTTGGGACTAGTCTTTTTGGGAATCCTGAGAAATCGAGGTTGGGCAGATGA